One part of the Halobacteriovoraceae bacterium genome encodes these proteins:
- a CDS encoding DUF455 family protein — MNLFSISEHILFHGKLEDKLIKIDLNSIDLSHKINRELPKDPARIKKISFSNDKVKFPKKGNLFKNHEKAMALHFFANHELLAIEIMAYAILKFSYMAKEDNKFIIGLAKTLQDEQKHLKLYVSRLNDLGYEFGDFSLNDYFWRHINNFETPSHYLSVMALTFESANLDFAYFYENLFKFYQDEATAHVLGVVLKDEISHVQFGCHYLNKWKKNSKLWDYYLEHLPHPLTPERSKGINYNRDLRIKAKLNVDFVESLECYNDQFTITKRQSCKLLEK; from the coding sequence ATGAACCTATTTTCTATTTCCGAGCATATTCTTTTTCATGGAAAACTTGAAGACAAACTTATTAAAATTGATCTGAACTCGATTGATTTATCTCATAAAATTAATCGAGAACTTCCCAAAGACCCAGCGAGGATCAAGAAGATTTCTTTTAGCAATGATAAAGTCAAATTTCCCAAAAAAGGTAATCTCTTTAAGAATCACGAAAAAGCAATGGCCCTCCATTTTTTTGCAAATCATGAATTACTGGCCATTGAAATAATGGCATATGCAATTTTGAAATTTTCATATATGGCCAAGGAAGATAATAAATTTATTATTGGACTTGCAAAAACTTTACAAGATGAGCAGAAACATTTGAAACTCTATGTTTCACGTTTAAATGATTTAGGATATGAATTTGGTGACTTTTCTTTGAATGATTATTTTTGGAGACATATAAATAATTTTGAAACTCCATCTCATTACTTAAGTGTTATGGCGCTAACATTTGAATCGGCCAATTTAGACTTTGCTTATTTCTATGAAAATCTATTTAAATTTTATCAAGATGAGGCCACGGCACATGTTCTTGGAGTTGTTTTAAAAGATGAAATATCTCATGTTCAATTTGGGTGCCACTATTTGAACAAGTGGAAAAAAAATAGCAAATTATGGGACTATTATTTAGAACATCTTCCACACCCATTAACTCCTGAAAGATCGAAGGGCATCAATTACAATCGAGATCTGAGGATTAAAGCAAAACTTAACGTAGATTTTGTGGAAAGTCTGGAATGTTATAATGATCAATTTACTATTACGAAAAGACAATCATGTAAATTATTGGAAAAGTAA